A region from the Chelmon rostratus isolate fCheRos1 chromosome 6, fCheRos1.pri, whole genome shotgun sequence genome encodes:
- the LOC121608287 gene encoding DNA polymerase III subunit epsilon-like: MSSDKTIVFFDLETTGLDTDVCDIIQLSAICGERVFNAYTLPRRALTESATNVTGFTVRGRRLFRQGNKVDTIPLYDVLTSFIAFLRSFRYPVVLAAHNARRFDAPVLTRVLQDFLLRQKFQQVVSGFLDTFLLSKNVFRGLARYSQEYLVCHFLRRTYDAHNALEDARMLQELFYTWSPTNWDISRFTYRSSLAF; encoded by the coding sequence ACACTGATGTCTGTGACATCATCCAGTTGTCGGCCATCTGTGGCGAGAGGGTCTTCAACGCCTACACCCTCCCCCGCCGCGCCCTCACTGAGAGCGCCACCAACGTTACAGGCTTCACCGTCAGAGGACGCCGCCTGTTCCGCCAGGGGAATAAGGTGGACACCATCCCTCTTTATGATGTTCTCACCTCCTTCATCGCCTTCCTTCGCTCCTTCCGCTACCCTGTGGTGCTGGCGGCCCACAATGCAAGGCGCTTTGATGCGCCGGTGCTCACCAGAGTTCTGCAAGACTTCTTGCTGCGGCAGAAGTTCCAGCAGGTGGTGTCTGGGTTTCTGGATACCTTCCTACTGAGCAAGAATGTCTTCCGTGGTCTGGCCCGTTACTCTCAGGAGTACCTGGTCTGCCACTTCCTGAGAAGGACCTACGACGCCCACAACGCTTTGGAGGACGCCAGGATGCTGCAGGAGCTGTTCTACACATGGAGTCCTACAAACTGGGATATCTCCAGATTTACCTACAGGTCGTCCCTggcattttaa